The window CCCGGATGGTCGGTAAGCGATTATTTGCGGCGCAAGAAGGCCGGCACGTCGAGATTGCCGGGGGCGAAGCGCGGGATGAGTTCAGCCGGGGCCGGCTCCACAATGCGCTCCGGCGGCCGTGGCATCGGTTCGGGCGGGCGCGCCTGACGGGCGGCGGTCTCGAACAGGCCGGTGTCGTTGTGTTGCAGCATCTGGCGGCGCACGTTGGTCTGGTCGAAGCGGGTGGCGATGACCGTGATGCGGATTTCGTCGCCCATGGTCTCGTCAATCACCGCGCCGAAGATGACGTTGGCGTCGGGGTGGGTCGTCTCGCGGATGACTTCGGCCGCCTGATTGACCTCATAGAGGCTGAGCGTCGCCCCGCCGGTGATGTTGAACAATACGCCCTGCGCGCCGTCGATGGTCACGTCCAACAGACGCGAACTGATGGCCTGCTCGGCGGCGATGCGCGCCCGGTCTTCGCCGGTGCCGCGCCCCACGGCCATCAGTGCCGCGCCGCCCTGGCTCATAATCGTCTTCACGTCGGCGAAGTCGAGGTTGATTAGGCCGGGCACGGTGATAAGTTCGGTGATGCCCTGAATGCCCTGCCGCAGCACGTCGTCGGCCAACTGGAAGGATTCATAGAGCGGCATGCGCTTGTTGGTGATGTCCAGCAGCCGGTCATTGGGAATGACGATCAGCGTATCGACGTGTTGCTGGAGCTGCTCGATGCCGCGCTCGGCCGATAGCGCCCGCTTGCTCCCTTCGAAGTGGAAGGGGCGGGTAACGACGCCAATGGTCAGCGCGCCGATCTCGCGGGCGGCGCGGGCCACCACCGGGGCGGCCCCGGTGCCCGTGCCGCCGCCCATGCCGGCGGTGACGAACACCATATCCGCGCCTTGGAGGACGGCCTGAATCTCGTTGATCGATTCACCGGCCGCTTTTTCGCCCTGATCGGGGAACCCTCCCGCGCCCAGGCCTCTGGTCAGTTTGTCGCCGATGCGCACGCGAACCGGTGCATCAGAAAGGGAGAGAGCCTGGTTGTCTGTGTTGACGGCGATAAAATCGACGCCCTTGACACCTTCGGCGATCATGCGGTTGACCGCATTACTGCCTGCTCCTCCGACTCCGATAACACGGATGCTGGCGGCACAATCCGTATTCGTTCTTGATTGCATCCTCTTTTCCCTTCTTCCCTGACGAGCAAAGAGCAATGGATACCTACAAATGCACAGGTCAGCTAGAACAGTGTGGCCTTGTTCCCCGGTCGTCCGTCATAGCCGCTGGCAAATTGCTCCAGGACTGATTTCTCGACCAACCACTTGTTCCCGAATTTGATTGCCGGAAGCTTGCCGTCGCGGATAAGTCGACGAACCGACTCCGGGTGAATCCCTAACCTCTTGCTGACCTGATCGACATCGGCATAG is drawn from Candidatus Promineifilum breve and contains these coding sequences:
- the ftsZ gene encoding cell division protein FtsZ codes for the protein MQSRTNTDCAASIRVIGVGGAGSNAVNRMIAEGVKGVDFIAVNTDNQALSLSDAPVRVRIGDKLTRGLGAGGFPDQGEKAAGESINEIQAVLQGADMVFVTAGMGGGTGTGAAPVVARAAREIGALTIGVVTRPFHFEGSKRALSAERGIEQLQQHVDTLIVIPNDRLLDITNKRMPLYESFQLADDVLRQGIQGITELITVPGLINLDFADVKTIMSQGGAALMAVGRGTGEDRARIAAEQAISSRLLDVTIDGAQGVLFNITGGATLSLYEVNQAAEVIRETTHPDANVIFGAVIDETMGDEIRITVIATRFDQTNVRRQMLQHNDTGLFETAARQARPPEPMPRPPERIVEPAPAELIPRFAPGNLDVPAFLRRK
- a CDS encoding helix-turn-helix domain-containing protein → MSKETLLENYADVDQVSKRLGIHPESVRRLIRDGKLPAIKFGNKWLVEKSVLEQFASGYDGRPGNKATLF